Genomic segment of Dermacentor silvarum isolate Dsil-2018 unplaced genomic scaffold, BIME_Dsil_1.4 Seq71, whole genome shotgun sequence:
aagggtcgcacattgcagccccataagtctatactccttaattagtaatgcacgctgcgcaacgaatgcgggacactctaaaactagatgttcaagtgtctcacaggagccacaaaacgtacacgacgggttgtccacacgtccttgtcggtataggcgttcgcgcaccaacacagacccaacccttaacttgtataacagtgctctagcacgacggggcaagcctcgaccacgaacgcggggagggaacgatccgtctgcaacacgccggtctgggtgccgctttaggaggtgtcggcatataaggagacgggcgttttcaaacgtgcacgaaatgtcagggcagtcacattcatggtgggcacagcttgaagcgaggcgatcagcctcttcatttccagcgatgcccacgtgcgagggtacccactgggcaatgagggacactccacaggaagtaattttgcccgaagtttcttactgcacaacaatgggctatcggcatcttgtctaagtctgctgagggcagcacgggagtctgtaagaatggcgaccttcaaggcgtttaattcttcgtgtacgtatttcagagcaacatcaatcgctgctagttctgcagttgttgatgaggttggaagATGTCCGGTCAATCAAAAGCAGCACTTAGGAACTTACGAAATTTTGTGAGTTTGGTGAGGAACTTTACGAGAAGAAACTTTGTGATTTGAGATTCTTGACACTTAGATAAGATGCGCACAGATGAATAGTAATGAAAATAGCTGCATTCCGCACGGCAGATTTGTTTCAGCATCGTGTTTCGACAGTAAGCTATAAATGAACTACCCGCCGTAGCGGCGTAGTAGCTTTAGCGTTGTGGTGCTAAGCCCCAGCACGTGTGACCACAAGAAAAAATTTGATTTACTCTCCCGCTCATTAAAACACGCTAAAGCTTGCTAATGCCTTCAATTAGCGCAATTAGGCGCATCTTTGGGCAATACCACTCAATAAAGTCTGATATAAAAGCGCTAAAGTTATCTACAGACTTATCAAACACGTTAAAGTGGACTCTTTTATCGATAAGTGAACGAAGCAGCACAAAGCTTCCCATTGAGGGCTTACCGACGATAACTGTGAGGAAGAGGTCGTTCTGCGATACGCCCGCGTCCGTCTCCACCCTGCAAGTGTAGTTTCCCTGCATGGACATGTCGGCGCTGAGGATGGTGATGAACGACGGCGATCGGTTGCTCAGGTCGACGCGCTTGTCGAACAGGTTGCGCGCCAGCGGACGGCGTCCCTTGCGCCACACGTAGACCTCGGCGCCGTCCTTGAACCAGAGGACGCGCCGCAGGTCTTCGCCCGGCGAGAGCACGAAGAAGCAGAGGAGCGTGGCGCCCTCGCCCTGAAGCACGTACTGCGTCTTGTTGCTGTCCGACAGGAGCCGCACCTCGGTGACCACGACGCCCAGCACACCTGCGTCGAGAACATGTAGGACACAATTTCTTCCATGTAGCACATTTACTTCATATCATTAGTTTATATCATCTACAGTATACGCACTGTCGCTTTCAGTCAAAATGTCAGGAAGGGAGCTGATAAACATTGCTGGCATTTGCAACTTTATTGACAAATCAATCACCTAATGTGTGCACCGATAGAGCCTGATGGCAGAAAAATCGACTTTGGGGACGGAGTTATGTGTATGACGGTACAACACCTGTAATTACCTTGCTTACTGCGCAACAAATTATGTAGCTCTCGTTGTTGCCATGGCAACTCAAGAAAACTCTTCGCTCGTCAATACTTCCGACACTAACTTGACAAAGGAGTTCTTGGTGCAATTCTATAACAGCCGGGCACACCGTCTCCAAGCCTTCTCACGGCACTGTCAGAAAGAGCAGTCATTATGCCTTTAATATAGGCAATATAGAGGGCCTCAACCCCAAGTTCAGCCATGATGAGATGCAAATGGTGTTATGAATGACGCATCGAGGGTGATCACCACGACAAGTGTTGACAGTATATGCGCACCTAGAAAATCACGCTGCTGAGCTTAATGTAAGCGTACCGCCCCCCTCTCctcctaaaaaaagaaaggatagaGGAAATCGTAAGAGGTACATGAATCTAATAAACCTGAGGTCAGCTATTGCTGCAATGTAGAAGCTAAAAATGAATAGAACTTATTTTTGCTGCAGGGAGATGTTATACAGGACGACGTGCAGTTTCCTTGCAAAAATATGCAAGATTGCTTTGATTTAAGGCATACATATGTCGCAGGATTTGGTAATGCACAGAAAAAGGTACGAGATGATAAAGGTTATATACATTAATAATATAAAACAGCTACTGTTCGTCTAGTATAAACGAATTTCaatatttttcttctttacaAGCTTGAAGTCAGGACATAAAGTGCCCCGAcacgattaaaaaaagaaaggttatGGCAGATAAAAAACGTGCTACGTATGCGAAATCGAAAAATCGCGAGGACTCAGAAGCGATGCAGATTCCCACTTTTAGAACACTTGCGTCATACCCAAGGTggccagaagaagaaaaaaaaagtgcctcgCGGCTTTCCTTTATTTTCCACTTCGTCATATAGGGGCTAACAGAATGTCGAAGTCTCTCACATTCCTATCCTGTACAGCTGCTAAGAAGGCCTGACACGTGTAGCTAGATATCTTAAATGACAATTTCAGTGCTTTGTCTTTTCATTGTTCAACGTTTTGGAAGCTCGCATGGCCACCAAGTGTTTTTATTTGCTCGGCGACGCAAGAACTGCCCAGTTCTTCATTTGACTTTATACATGCATTTTCAGTCGAGactggaaaaagaaaaggaaaacgacTCCAACCCACAAGAGGAGTCAAGAAAGCACTTCGAGTAAGGAACAGAGAAAAGAGGAAAAGTAAAAGTATCAGAGTAGCACTGGCGGCCGTTCTTGCTCTTTctctatttttcttctttctttttcattctctTTCATTTCTTCATACTCCTATGGATATCAACACGCTTTTTCGACAAGGACTCGCGCTTCTGTCCTTAACCCGTACTCTTGTCGTTTTTCTCTCAGCGCTTCATACGGACTTCCTCCGCGGAATTCGTGAATGTAAATGGGGAATTACGACAAGAGCTAGGCGGAGCGTGAAATGTCCAAGTTCCTTTCGCAAGCAGTGGTAAGACTATTTACGAACGAAAGGAGAATGGCTTAGATTCCGTTTTCTGTATTTAGATCCTGTATGGTTGGGGCGACACGCTAAACTTGCCGCAGCGTGGCGGCGTTCGCCCACGAACTAGGTGTAATTAGTGAGTTACTCTTGGGACAATTATTTTAGCGAACCCTCCGGGCACAGTTGAGTGCTGTGTATGTTTCATATTGTTCGCGTATTTCCTTGTGCGTTTGCATTGTTTTGAAATTGTTGGCGTGAATTGTGCTTTATATGCAGCCTCCCGGTGGCTCGAATGTTCTGAAAGCGAAAGCGTTTCAGAATGAGCTTCCTTTGCGGTGCGGCACTTCGTatcaagagaaagagaaagccgCATATAAAAGTAAAGTAAGTAGAaaaagcgcgtttttttttttttttgcagagcacgtgacttcgaaagaaaaaaagatactAACTGCGAATATCAATGAATCTTAGCTAAAGTTTACAGTTGGTTCAATTAATCGGAACTGCGAAGTCGCTAGATCATAAAAATTAGTCTAGGAGATGCGACGTTCAGTCAATCGTAAATAGGCGCTAAGCTGGTTGTTTTATCGAATATAAACGTAGCATCCCACATGAACATACAAACACAAGCAGCGAAATGAGTAGAATGAATGTATAGCCTCCACCATGATGTTATCAAAGTAGAAATAGAGCTATTTAGCCTGCTTCTATTCTTGCCATGTGAACTTGAGACATTGCCAATTGCCATAAGTCCCCGCGCTAAAACAGTCACAGGCATTGACTGCAATATTCTTGCGTACCACTTTCTTTTCTAGATGAATAAATTACCTTTTCTAAGAGTACGAGCCCTCTTTGCGTACTTCCGAGGACGATTTCCCTCTGCACAGTTTGCGTTGGCATAACTGAGACTATCATTATTCACTACACACCATTCCAGTTGTTCCGTCGCGTTGATAATGGAGATAAATGAGCGTGTCAAACAAGGCAGAGAGCATAAAGTATTCCCGTCTCCTCCCTGAGTAATACTAgttgctgggctagtcggttaTTTCATACTGCATAAGGGACTATAAGAACTATGGTCCGTAAGTAAGTATCTTTCTCCCCTTATTTTTATGTCGATCTGCGTTTATTGCTTATTCAACTGAACAGTTTAATTTTTATTCTGGTTGTAAATTGGTTTACCGTTTTTTTATTCTGTTACGTGGCACCATTGAGTGGAAAGCGAGGCTTTCAAACTCTGAGCCATTGGAGCTGAATAAAATGGGTTATACTATACATAATACGTTGTACTCAACTTGCTAGCCGCTTCTAAGCCACCAACTCATGGAGCGAACTAGTTTCTGTTATCGGACATGGATTACCGACGCGATCACAAAAGAGTAGCACTCACAGACACGTGAAGAAATTCCATGTCCTGCTGTATCAACAATGTTAACACTCGACCTCTGCTGCTTTACTAGAATGGTAAGTGGTTGAGATTGCCTATTTCGGTAACCGAACAGTTTTCATTCTGGTCCAGGAACACTGCTGGAAAAGTGAACGCTTATAGAAAAGGTCGGTCGCTGTTTCTGTGTCATCCCGGGGCTCCCTTGTTTCCTTGCTTTTCAACCAGAACGAAAGTCAAGCGCTGTCGCTCTTTCGTTGATGCGACAAAGAATGGTCGTGTACCAACTGGGAACGGCGAATACACACACGAGCACGCTAACGCATGCGACAGACATGTGATGTTGGCATGTCCTCGCTTAAGTGCCTACCGTGCGCTTCACGGCCCCGTATAGCGCTATTGTGGCCCGCTCCTGTTAGAGGTACTGTATATGAATCCCTCTAGGGAGCCAGAGTTGCACGACTGTTTTCCGTGCCAGTCGCGCCACCTTCCGTGATTCTAACACCGCTACTCACCGAGTTGCATCACGTGGTCAAAACGAGCTCCGTCACGTAGCCGATAAGCCAACACTTCACAGGCGAAGCCAACGACCAGCTTGACCCGCCGACCAAGCGCAATTGACATCGCCACTATTATTATTCTTGTCGCTTATTCATCGATGCTGCTGGTCAAAGTAAGTGTGTTCGCAAGTGTTTTCTCGGTTAAATTGCGAAATActgtcataaataaatgtcatACGAAGCAGTGACAGCTCTTAATGTATGACGGGTGTAGCGTTCCGAACTGTCACAGCCACAGAGAAAATGATTATATGTAAATATGCATTTGTCTAACCTGCTCCATCTGCTTAACAGTGCACGCCCTCACCGTATAGGTCACATCATTTAGTACTCCATGTGGCCGAGTACGTATGCAGTTGAACAAACGTGCTTATCCACTTCGCCACTCGTGGAAAGCAATCTGCAAAGATCTGCATGTCTATATCAGGCTGATAATGCTTCTGGGCTCGAGCCCAGGAGTCATCGCAAGAAGTCACCCATGTACGCCGGATGCAGCCACTCGCGCGGGCTACACAGCAGTAAATCACTTTGTTCACTCCATTCCGTGGGGAAGAAATACAATCTGATCAGGTTGAGCTCAGCAGATAAAAATCTGGGGCCTATATCTCAGAGCTATTTGTTCGTAAGTACCCTTTGCAAAAAGTACACCGCCTCCGCTAATAGTGCGTCCAGTAGCAGGATTGTCTGGAATTCTCTCACACGAACAATGCTAGCGTAAGGGCtgtttgtgaatacggaccctgGTGAGGATCGTTTTCGATGGGGACGGGGAAGTCTAGAATGCGCGGCTTTCAGAAAGGACGTGATGGTATTGCAATAGATCAAGAAACTTGAAAGGCATCTGCTGCGCTGTGTACGTTTCGGAGGGACAAAGACCTTCCCGTTTTTCACCAATGAGAACGTCAACTTATTCGGCTATTCGAAATTGGTCTACAGTAAAAAACATGAATATGCCGTGAAAACGTGTGCTTTTGCAAACGAACGCTGAAACAACCCGGTGGcaatgctacaaaaaaaaaaaaaaaaacgagttggAATGCTGCGTGCTGCCGAGTTCAATGTTTTCATGTAAAAGAGTCAAAACAGGTTTCTGGGAACGAAAATATCTATTAGCGCAATAATTGTAATGTATGGCCTAATGCCTCTTGCTGTTGGCGAATGAGCAACGAACCCTAAGAATATTTGGAAAATTAAGTGGAATATGTTGCAGTTATTACCAGTCCTTTGTAACACGCGAGCTCAATTCATTTTTCTGCGTCCGCAGAACACTTATACTATGCTGTAACAATATTAAACGAAGTATAATATAAAGGGCCTATTTGACGTCAAAGGGGAAGTTCAGTGGCGTTATCTCCAGGAAATACTTTATAGACATGGAACCAGCGAATTTTACCCTATATAGCTTGCTTTGCTGCATAAATATTATATTTGAGGAGAAGCACACGGCCTAAGTAAATTTCgcggtgttacgtgccaaaacaattatatgattatgaggcacgccgtggtacttcggattaattttgaccatctggggttctttgacgtgcacctaatgcacggtacacgggcgtatttcgaaatgcggccggcatGGCCGGACTTTGATCCCGCGCTCTCGGGCTTAGCCTTGCAACACTGATTACActacgccaccgcggcgggcaaGCATATAAAGCACTCGCTGAAAGTCATGTACGGAATAACGCCTGCCAAGGTACTAGTTGAGAACTTCAACTTGGACAGCGCTTTGCTGCAGTGACAATTACTATTAATCACACTAAGCGTTTTCTTAAAGTCGTATTACAGGAGAAGGCCTGCAAAGTTATGTTATCATTGCTACAGGATTGTCAAGGTGCACAGACGGCAGCATAAATATGTATGCCAAGACAGCGCATTGCCTCAACGACTGTCTGCGCCTGCTTCTTTCAATGCAATGGCTCCTCTCAAGTATGCACCTCCTACTTAAAGAAAAATCCAAACCAACGTTATCCGCGTCAAGCTATATATACAGTATTGCGTCAGTTGACATCAAAATTTCCCCCGGGTATGCACCTAAACCTGCATGGGTCGAAATGAAATCTTTATTTTGTGCACATTTAAAACAAacaaatttaattttggggaAACGTGCCCAGTTAAATGTTCCCGCTCTTTTGGCGCATAACAGTGCCGCCCCGACTTCTCGCCCATCGTACTTTCTTTAGCAATGCAAGAACTCTCACACTATGACAAACGGCAACCAAATGGCAGCCATATCGGCACGCGAAGCCATGAGAAGATAGAAAAACAGCGCTGCCAGGGCACGAGTGCTTAAGTGATGGAGGGACCCATTTTTTTTCAGTGCACTGAGCCATCACGAAGTTGCGGTTAGGAAAACTTCACTGGTCTGTCACGCGTCGACGCGTGGCCGGTGGGTAAAGAGTTTCTAGGCAGGCTATCGCGCATCGCCTTTCACTGGCAGCATCTGCGGACGCTGCGTATTTTACGCTGCGTTCGAAGAACACTTTGCGTAAGCCGATGCGTTTCACTCACCGAAGAAATTTCACGAGGGTTAAGCAGCGCTTGCTTCCCAGCACCAACGTGGAAAGGGGGGAACTGGTTTCTGAAATAGTGTTATTTTAACACGATGCAGATTATGCCCTTATGGCCGTGTTCTATCGCGCAGGGGCCTTGTTTTGTTTATTGGATATAAAGATTAGCTCAGGTTTGGCGTGCATGAAAGGTTCTTTACTTGACATAAAAATAGATTGTCATTTTACGGATACAGGATCAGTACAAATGTCTGTCTTTCGAATTCTCACGGAAAGATTTCGTGCGCTATGAAGCTTTTAATTTTTTCAGCAATATAATGCACTTTTTTAAGTTTCCACCTTTATTGCCGTGGAAACGTAAGTGCCTTATCCTAAGGGTTACACTTTACGTTCACGGAATTTCATTTTAAAAATACCGTTTGTGAGAAAACATACCGGCAAGTCAAACGCCTTATTTTCTGCGCAACAGGCCCCCAAATACAGGGAAAACTGCCATTGCGGACTATTGATCAATTAAGAGTGGTTCTACTAACTTTTCAAATATGTGTATTGGGAACTTGTAACCTCAAGTAGAGCGGTTTGTTCCTTGCAGTAGCTGTTTTTGTGTCATCATATTTTTCTGCCGATGTTCACGTGAACCACTGTCAGCAGTTCAAGTGCACTGAGCAGCACTTTGACTAGCTGACCCAGCGAGTTTTTCAGGACGTTTCTTAACCAAGTTCGAAGTAGCATTTCAAGAAAATGTCGTTCTTACTTCCAACTGCAAAGAAAGTCATCAAAGCAACCAGAAATGATGCGGTTCGCATGCTGGCGGGCGCGCTGGCAACCTAATCTTGAAGATCTCGCATTTTTCTGTGAAAACAAGAAATTTGGGGGTAATATGGAGCGGAAAGCATGCCTTTCAGCTTCGTTGCCGGATCGACCAAAGAGAGAAATAGCGAAAAGAGCGGAGGGAGAACAAGAATAAAGAAAACTATTTCGTTGAAACTCTTCGTGTCAATCAGAAAATGTCAAGCAGGAGGTGTCGTGTAGGCACTTCCTTGAGTGTCTGGTGATATAACTTCATTCTGCTTTTGTTTGAGAGCCTAGTTAAACACTCATACATTCTTTACGTTGAAACGGAGCTGCGATAAAGACCAAGCTCTCTTCTGGATGGCTTTCATTTTGAGCTCATCGGTTTGTAACTTTCAGTAATAGCAGCATCACGCGGCGTAACCACATTGGTACCGTATGCTATCTTCGTCATGATGCCTTTCcatctctctctttccctcttgtTATCGTTGCAAATTTGAGGATCAAATGAAGAAGAACGTACATGTATTTTGTACAACAGCGCGGCGTTGCGGCATTTTACCATAGCAGCGTTTCTGTTGTTCTTTTCATCCGCGATCAGCACAGCTCGTGGGATGGCCTCAGAGGTTCGTTTCAAGCCTGCCTACCATAACCATGCTCGCGGCCCAGTGTAACGTGCCCATCGTGAATGTAGGTTAAATTATTGGTCCCTTCGAGGAAGTAGTCAAACCCCTATTTTACCCTGTCCCGATCGAATGTTCATTAGCCTTCGAGAAAGGTATTCTTCTTTACTTGATCGCAATGTGCGCTTCATCGGGCCACGTCAGTACATAATGATCTGGTAACATGCCAACCTATCACGCGAGTACTATGTTCCTCGGCCACTTCGTTAAATGCTCACTGAATTCATATACATACAAATGTACTCGTCTTATCAGGCGGCCACGAATACATTGATTATTGGTGCAGGCAATTGCCCGCGTTCCTCACTCACGAGTAGTGGGTGAAACGCTTGCACGCCCTAAAGGGAAATTTTGCTGGCCATTCACCTCGCCGTACATATTGTCAAAATATAGTTCCTGTAATCGCTACTGCGCGCTCAATTACCAACCCCGTTTTGGACCTCTTTTTTTCTCCTCAATAAGCCTCTACCGAATTGTTTTATTTTCCCCATCCATGTTTCGACGAAAGATACATGATCAACGTATCACGCTAGGTCGACTCCGGCCTATTGAGCTTCCTGCAGCGCTACTTTATTCCTCCATGACCCGT
This window contains:
- the LOC119435447 gene encoding uncharacterized protein LOC119435447, whose product is MSIALGRRVKLVVGFACEVLAYRLRDGARFDHVMQLVNVLHGRNCVLHVLDAGVLGVVVTEVRLLSDSNKTQYVLQGEGATLLCFFVLSPGEDLRRVLWFKDGAEVYVWRKGRRPLARNLFDKRVDLSNRSPSFITILSADMSMQGNYTCRVETDAGVSQNDLFLTVIV